The DNA sequence TTCGGCTGAATGGCTTAAAAGCACAAGTCCATTTACCTGTGGTGTGAAAATAGATACTACACGCCTGGTTATGTCTGAGACTAACGCACAGAGGAGTCCGAAGTCATAATAAGAACACTGATATTCGGTTAACACCCAAAACCCACATGTGCTAACCCAAAGCCAAAGACACGCTGCTGCTCTGTCGCTTGTTGAGACTGAAATGTAGAAATGAGTGTCATTCCTAGTAATAGTAACAATTTAGCATTGAGCAACCCAGCAAGCACCACGGATATCCACAACTAAAATGACATTCTCATTTTATATACGGCTATCGAGTATAACCAACTACAGTCCAACCATTTAAACAGTCACTATGGCGGTAGGCCCGAAGACTCTGGATCAGGCACTTGCTTTAAGAAGGCACAACAGTCGTGATACATAAACGCACACCTTGCAGAAATCTTTCCTTACGTCGCAAGGCAACACGGTGCATTAGTTTACAttgtttgaatatttgaatgtgtgtgttctaACCTGAAATAAATCGGCATATTCGTTTCCAAACTGTTAAGCTTCAGCTAGCTGTCAGTCAAAAGAAAACGACCCATATCCGTCCCTATGACTGAAATGTATCTAATGGTACACACAATAGCACAAAATTAGTAGTCAACGGTAACAGGCCTTGACAATGGGATTCAtgatttaaagttttaaaaacaacacgTACATCACAGTGTATGGAACTACCAAGAGACATTTCACTGAATGCGTCCCTTCCGTGTCACGTTTGATACTGGACTTGATTTAAAATCACAATTCCAGCACAAATACAGAAAGGCAACAACGACCTTTGGGTAGCCAATTACCTACCAAAAACCAGTCGAGTAAGTTACTGTTAAAACTCAGTATCACCTTGTCACAGAATAGCTAATCAAAGTTCCGGTTAATTTGACTAATCCTGGCCAATTAGCCTGCTGTAAACTAGTTTCACTCTATTGCAACGTTAAGTGGCTAGCCAGCGTTAGATATTAGTATTAGATCGCGGCCCACTGAATGTGCAACTGGTGGGTGAAGCTTATTCTTGGCAAATGTCAGTAGTCATAGCTTGCTAGCCACAACAGAGAAATAGTACTGTTAGCAACAACCTTTTCCCTGAACGCTTACCGTTAGGTAGCTGACATTAAATGCTGTGCATTCATGTTAAGAACTTTTGTGCTCTAGTGTGTTGCGTTTCTGATCAACTCAAAACTTCAGCTGACGCTATGTGCTATCACTGAGCAATGAAAGCAGTGCTATATTGCTAAGTGGGCTAGCGATAAACACTTTGTTTACTGTTGCAGGGCTAATTCCAGCTAGCCGAGTTATGCAGCGCTGGAAGTAAACTTGCTATCATAGCTAGTAGGATAACGTTAACACAGTCGCGACTGCAGTTAGCGAACATTAGCTAGGTAGTAGTGTCTCCACCTCAGAAACTCGACCGAATCGATCTTGACAAACCCACGCAGGACTGGAGACCGatacaaccccacccccactgccttTCTTTCTCCAACTTCCGTGTCCAGTGTTTCCGTCCTCTGGAGCTCTTCTCCCGGGCTCAAGCGTACCCGGACCCCGGGTACCCTTTCCTAAAGTTAGCTTAGGCACAGAGCGTCTTTCCCGTCTCTGTCAGTGTGCTTGTCAAGTCGTTTTCGCCACACCTATCCAACGCGGGCGATTAGCAAGCACTCGGTcaatgccattttcttttctccatgTATTTTCTTAGCTCTTTCATTGGAAGCAAGAAAATTTAAACCTCCGTCAGGCTACCACCGCAGCCGCCATATTTCCGCACGCAAGGTGGTTTACTGAAATGTGGGGGTGGAAACGTGTAGCGTCAGAGCGTGCGTGATGCGCAACATGGCTAATAGAAGCAACtgcgcatgtttttttttccttcacataAACCGCAAAGATTGATAGTAAATTGGCTGTGGACCggatttctttctttaaacTTGCTGTAATTAACTACATTATCCGATTATGACGAACGTTGGCTCCAAAGTTTTgacgaatgaaaaaaaacaacaaaacacagatgGCTGGTATCAATTACACTTTGGTACTGCCACAATATCCAGTACCAGGccgcttgtgtttttttgttttgtttttgcgcatttattgaataacaaaccaataaactttataaactttttttttcaatttctaccataaaaaaaatattttttttttacttaaaaataatcttggACACAGCTTTCCTTGAAAttgcctcctttggctttaattactaTTAAACACATTATTGGAAGTTTAtacaatcattttgcaaagttgAATGTGGAGGGAGGTGGTCTAAAAGGATGCGTATCTGCAAAAAGCCCTTGCTACGTTCTGTTAACGAGAAGAAAAGGCTCCATTTggccaagcaccatcaacacAGGACCAAGAAAGATTGGGAAAAGGCAAATCATAGTTACCATTTCACTATAGTCAGGGAAGCTGGTTTCCCTCTAGTTGCATTGAGTTCCTCCTGTAGTTGCAGTtttacaaaggttttttttttctagacacaaaatattttgtcttctgcctctgaTGTTATccttcttcctggtcttctctgttaacattactgcccatcagctggacccttctgagtgtgtactgaacactgcacctgggaATCTttagcttctttgcaatttcttgaATGACCTTGCAACAGCTCCTTCCTAACAAAGCCTAACTcattcttctttgccatatttcttgcaacctCAGGGCCTACCTTACTTATACTCCAGACCAATGGTATTAGGCaacctgtggttttaaaaaacttaaggtaCATAAGATTTCAGTAAACTTatctacccctccacctcccactttgaaaaatgattggataggCTTCCAATCATTTGTatcattgtaattaaagccaaaggggtctattttgaggaaagtcatgtctaagattttttttttgtttttaagtaaaactcatcctTTTGTGATATTGCAGGTAGAAATTTTATAATAcgtttgtactttggtttggtGTTCAATAAATACTCATAAATTAACCAAATTATTCTCTGCAAAAActtaagtaaaaaaagaaaaatagcacAGGTGGCCTCcaaaatacttttggcctgtactggaTGTAGTTAAGGGCTGTACAGGCCTAGTCGTTCCCTCCAATAGATACATGGATATAATCAAAAACAGAACACCAgttcaaatacaaatagtgaTCTGTTCCGAATGTGAGTAAATGGCATCATCTTAATGTGAATACATAGGCTATATGTTCTACATCGTGTGAATGAAAGTTACCATATGAGCGCTTTAATGCTGCAAACTTGGTTTGTATGCTTAGAGGGAATCCGCAAACCGAATTTAAAGAAAGCACCGCCTTCAGAAAACCTGGATCAAACTGATCCGTGGCCAACTCTACGCGGTACGGCGAAAGGTAAATAAGAGACCTTTAATTTCCATTAATCCGCAGCAGTGAAACATAAGAGCCTACTTTCTGGTAACTCATCCTGCAGTGTTTATGTCATACAGTAACAGTTAAATGAACAAAGCCATGGTACCGtgccaatattattatttacttaacTTTCACAAAACCAGAGCACACTTTGGGCTTGGCTTGTGCTGTCTCATCTGCAGCATCGCTGGGGAAAATAATGATTTTGGAGGTGAGTGAGAGGTGTATGACGCAGAGAGACAGATCTTTGGGTAACTGTACTGTCTTTGGCAAGGAAAGGAAACACTGTTGAACTTCAGTGCCTTTGTGAGAAGTTAGGGGGAgcaggagttggggggggggggtagtcttGGATGGGATGAGGAATATGGAATGGGGTCTGGGTACAGAAAAAGGTCCAGGGAAGGTTCCACTTAGTATAttcgttttttaattaattaattaatttataaattggCACAAATATTGGGCTGGGGCATGTCCCATTCGCTCCCTAATTTATGAAATGGCCCAATTGTCTGCAACTGCAGCTGCTTTCACAGGCAAACCCCACTGCATGGACAACTGCAGTTCCCCTCCGAAACACATGGTGTCGCCAGATGCCTCTTTTCACACTGCCGAGTACAGCTAAGCCTGCATAGAGTGGAGttagaggaagacctttcatatgcagtcTATGGGCACccaatcgaccagcagggggcactaaATAGTGATGAAACATAGatccctaactgactgaacctGCCCGTACCCCCTGGGGGGCGCAATCACTCATCCCCCCGCGGAGCTACCAGCCACGATCAAACCTGGCAGGGTCCAAATTCAatcatcttttttaaaagttttctttttgttaatgAATTTTCCACACCGGTTTTCAAATCCCAATGACTGTCCTTCACTGCAAGGACGTCCCACCAATTCCACACCAGTCTAGCACGCAGATCCTCTGAGGTGTGTGCTGCCAGCGAACCTCTTCGGTCACGATGCAGCATTCAGACTCCAGCTATCATGGCTGATTCAAGGTAAGACCTCGTCACAACCATCAAATCTGAGGGCTATTTCATAAAGCAGCattgctgagttagctggataaccgCACCGAgcaaaacccggaacagctcctTTTAcctcagtccatgttccagatttgggagggttccggttTTAGTTATCCAGCTACCTCCGTAATCCTGCCTCGAGAAACAGGGCCCTGACCTTCACTAGAAGGGATTTACCTGTGGATTGCCAGCTTCCTCCGGTGAGGTTAAGGGCATGCATACCTGCAGGACAGAATGAGAGTCGTGCCTCTACACTTCCACCACCTTCCGTCACAACAAGAGCCAAGGAGGCAGACTTCAGTTCCAAAAAAAAGAGGGTGGGGCAGCGATTAAACCTGAGTTTAATAAGGGTGCGTGTGCTTTAGGCGTGCTAACGCCATATATGCTCTGCTCAGAATGTATCCCATCATGCCAAAGTACATCTCCCATACCTCTATGTGTGTGGAGACCACCCAGCCTCAAACCACCTCTCCACATCActgccaaaacacacaaaaacgaCTGCACAGAAAACCTCCTGTGGTGATTTACTACTGAAGCGGTATGGAAATAGTATCTTGCAGCACATGTCACTCTGAGACATACCTGGTCTCTCCAATCACAGGCTACTATGCCAGTACAAGGGAACCTGCAGTCTGTGCAGTAACCTTTCAGTCTATGTTCATCGTACCGTATGCGCTGAAAATTCACTTAAATGGGATTCATGCATAAATGATGCCAGCACAATTTTGTAACATGGTGTAATGCAAGAAAATGGTGccaaaaaaattgaaatccAACTAACTTTGTTCATACAGGAGCTGCAGAAGCTGGTGCATGTTGAAATTCCTTGTTTGCAGTGTTCTCTCTATTTGCTTACTGCAGAAAAGGAGGACCTATGACTAGCACATACCCCTGCATATCCACCTGATGGGTCTCACACATAGGAGCTGGTTCACCCTCTCCACCTCACCAGCGTAGCTTCTTCTGTGTAGGTGGCACCACTGGGAGAAAACAGCCCTGCAATTGGCAGGGCATCAATCACATTCTCTGCTCAACAGGTTTAAACTAGCTGGTAAACCGAACTTtagcagcacagaaaaaaatttaataaacagaGAATTCTGCCCAAACCTGATTGGCCCATTTTTTAACCAATGACATCAACTTTCACCTTCCACTGTCTTTCAACCGTTGTTGATATGGTATTTTAGACGTCTCGAAGGCTCAAACTATGATGGCGTGAAACAGGAAGTTGTACGTGAGGGATGACAACTGCACTGTTCCTGTTGGTTGAGGccatgaaaaatttaaatatgtctgtaaacagaataaatgtaaaaaaaaaattaaaaaaatctaaagggTCATGGTGGAAAAAATCATTGGAGTCTTCTATTTCACTAATCAAAAgtaatattttgtcaaaataaaaaatctttataGCATATTTCATATAGCAAGAGTAAAAGGGGTAAAGGAATTTGTTAGTCCATTAACATTAACAACATACATGAAAATATATGGAATTTAAGACAACAAGCTTGGGCATCcacgattgtgtgtgtgcgagtgagtgcgtgtgtgtgatttttacaCTCGACTCAAAAGCGACACCCCGTGGAAAAGTATAAAACAACTGTGACGGGGTGAGGCCACAGAAAATGTTGCTAGGCTGCTATCAAGCTTGTTCATTGGCGATATGATATCTATAcggaaaaaaggcaacaaacaaaaaagcgaGGCGTTTTGCAAGACTATATGATTAGTGGCAGGCAGTTCAACGAATgtaagtattttcatttttaacaaatgaGATATGAACTAAGTCCACAGCTAACAAAAAATTTACCCGAAGTCTTCTTGGCCCCATCTAGTGGACACAACGGATACGGTTACAGAGAAGCTCAAATTAATTGTCTGCCGCCCGCTACAAATTCATATTGGAATATggccatttattcattttgcctACCTGTTGTTATTTAACCATGTATAAAGAATGTGCATACCTGGATGTCTGCTTTATTGGTTTCCTTTTcacatatttaaattgttaatCCCATAATGAAATACGTACTCTTTCCTCCACCCCCATTATATAGTCCATTAACAGTCAAAGTGACCCTCAAAACGAACCGCTGCAATAATGCGTATGAAATAGCCgtcaatattatatatatttttttgactcTACGTTGGCTTTATTAAAGTGACCGTTTGATGGTTTGTAGTTTACATTTCATTCGccgcacacatttacaaactgGTTTTGGTAGGGACACTGTGGTGATTCCAGGCAAAGTGTTGAACAAATCAGCTAAATGAAGGCTATAAATGACTACGCCTCCGAATGATGCAAAAACGTACAGGGTCCTTAGACTcttaaaaggaaaattaattgcTGGTTGGGCATTTCACGTTTGTAAAACGCACGTCTATAAACATAcctggtttaaaataaaatgactcgATACCAAAGTTATTTTGTGGACGTTTAtttgttatacattttaaagtacaACATTATTTACAAGTGTAAACATAATATACtgttaataatatataataacatcttggaaataattttacacatatgtacatacttACTTTTCATAATTCGTAGAAGAACACAACTGAAGATAGAAACATGACTGTTTATCGTTTTAcgttttctaaaataacgtTGTTTCCTTCCTTtgaactgacaggcctgtagtaaCACCGTGAAGACTCATGGGGAGCTCTCGTCAGACGAAACAAGAGGAATCCCATaaaataggttaaaaaaaaaaagttttgccaAGGACTCACATTTGAACAATATCAAATAGACCTGGACCATAAACCGAATGTATCTCGGCGTTATATTTTCACGAACATTCCGGATAATTTTATGGAAAAGGCGTTTAAGTACCAGTACATACAGGAAGAAAGCCCACTTTTATGGTTTATGTCTCCCAGGGTCATACATGGGAGGGACCGTTTGTATTATATGGGTCTGAATTAATcttcaaatcaaatattttttatcatgcactgttcaaatattaaatcaaaaaatgtttacctcaaaaatataattaacatGCACAACAAATGATTTTGTCTATACTCTTTGAGTTTAAAAACTAGGGCCGTGTGTGTATAAGGCAGTTCTGTTCTGTCTccttaaaaataatgacaataccgtgaaaatttatatttatacgcACCAGGTAGATCTTGAGaataattttccattaaaaccACAATATCCTCTCTAATGTCCACCCTCTCAAACAGTGTTGAAATATAGAACAGATTCCATTTTTCTTAGAATGTGCTTCACATTCCAAATCCTTAGCTGAGTTCCAGGCAAAACCAGTGGCTGGCTAACAGAATTAGCCAGTGCTCTATGTCTGTGGCACAGTTAGGCAGCTCAGACACCATGAGAAGGTACCAGTGAAATGCAAGCATTGGTAAAGTGCAGTGAagctgtctgtgcgtgtgtgtgcgcacgtatatatgtgtgtttacagtgcatgtgtgtgtgcttacagtgtgtgtgtgtgtgtgtgcgcgcacgtgcatatgtgtgtttagagtgcatgtgtgtgtgtttacagtgtgtgcatgtgtgtgtttacattgtgtgtgtgttcacagtgtgtgtttatagtgtgtgttcacagtgtctacgtgtgtgtgcgtgttcacagtatgtgcgtgtgtgcgtttgtcagAGCGCTCCGCCCGTCAGGTGTCGGGTCAGCGAGCCAGGGTGGGGCAGCAGGGCCACCTgcagggcgggcgggggggggagggtggtcgccgtggcagcggcagcggcggcggcgaccCCCGGCTGGTGGCGGGCGCTCTTCTGGTGCGCGCGCAGCCCGGCCAGCTGGGAGTAGGCGCTGTGGCAGGCGTGGCAGCGGTAGGGCCGCTCGCCCGTGTGCAGGCGCACGTGGTTGCGCAGCGTGGAGGACTGGCTGAAGCGGCGCTCGCAGTAGCGGCAGCAGAAGGGCTTGTCCAGCGTGTGGATGCGCATGTGCGAGCGCAGGTTGCTGCGCGAGTTGAAGCCGCGGCGGCAGATGACGCAGCGCATCCGCGCGGCGGGGGCcgacgaggacgaggaggaggaggaggagggcgaggacgaggacgaggaggaggaggagggcgaggaagATGGACAGCCGTCCCTCAAATGGGAGTCATctgtgaggtggggggaggggtttgtgaGTGATCTTAATCTCGTGAAGGATGTGAGCACAACAGGTGGACATCTACGACCCAAGCCTTTATGGGACAGTTCACAGTTCACATGCTGTTAATATTAATCCTGATATTCAGAAAGAAACGGGTCTATGCGGAAATGATTTCGGCGCAAAGTGATTGGTCGAATGCAGGACGCATTCATAATCAGCACACCTGGAGAGCGCTTGGAACTCCCTCCGGTGGAATAACTCCTTCTCAGAGCCCTAAACACCCTTTATTGTTTCAgatattgatatttttcaccCCAGTATCTGTGAAAAGGGGAAAAGTCAGTTTTCCAGTCATAGTGAGCAGAGCTCAGAGAGCAGTACCGGCTGTGAAGGAGCACGCTCCATCACACATTAAAGAGCCAGAGTGAGTAGGAGCTTAGATCAGATTAGGATCTATCGGCAGCTAAGGCCATAAGTGAAGGCAAAGGCCCAAATGAAGCCCCTCAGTAACCCTTAATTGCAGTGATAGCCATCAGAATCCCCCCAGACtacctccccaacccccccccacccccggcccgcAGCTGTTTAAGCCTCCTCACCGCTCCTGTTCTtcttctgctgctcctcctTGGTTGCAGGCACTCCCGGGATCCCCAGGAAAGTGTTGTAAGAGTTCCCATACCACACCAGGAGCTCCTGGTCTGGGGGGATAgtctgcgggggtggggggggaggaggttaTTTTTATAGAAGAAGTGAACAAACTTCGGCTGACATCCATGCCTCACGCCACGAACAAGCCAGGATGGAACAGCAAAGTCACTGACGTCACACAATACAATCGCTGACATCATAATGGAACCTCTGACATAACAGTTAGAATCACTGACAACACAATGGAATCTCTGGCATCACAATGTCACCTTTTGTGGTGCTATTTCCacatcccgccccccccctcatctcCTGTCTCGATCTTTCTTACATATGAattcaattccattttttttcttataataaATGTTCTTACAGATTGCTCTGTCTTTGTGTAAAGTCACAGGGGGGAATCCAGAAACCCCCTGTTCAAAGCAGGTGTTCAATGACACACATCATTTCTCTTATTTATTGTGGCATGAAGCTGTCTCCCTATGAAAAGCTTTTACAATATTGTAGCAGAAGAGCAGGTCATCCCTGGTGCTCATTAGCAAAGATGAGGAAATGAGAATTGATATTTTGCAATTTAACAATGAACGATAAGAGTAGCCTATAGTGAACTATATTCTCTTTTCACTCTGAGAAAAGCCCGTAAGAGCTTTTGAAGGCAAGCCGCCCTGTTCACCTCCACTGCTTTGTAGAAGATGCTACTGCCGATCTGCACCACTTCCAGGTTCTGCTCCTGCTCGGTGCGCGCGCATTTAATGTAGGTCATCCAGCTGCGGTGATCCGCCTGGCTCGCGTCGATGAAGTAGCGCACGGTTCCGTCCGAGTTGAACACCTAAGAGcgcgagaaaaaaaacatcacaattCTGTGAAGCCCTGCCTGAATCTGTGCGAAGATCGCGagttattaaataatatatactATGTTGAATTTATAGATCGCCTTTCGTGATAAGGAGACGAAATCATATATGTTTCTCCTCTGTTGTTACAGGAATCATTTCAATGGTACCTATGGTTACGCActcacgcgcgcacgcacaaacacacacacacacacacacacacacacctcccacatTAGGTTGTTGTTCCTGAAGAGGTCCACGTGCTGGGGGGATATGA is a window from the Anguilla rostrata isolate EN2019 chromosome 14, ASM1855537v3, whole genome shotgun sequence genome containing:
- the LOC135240014 gene encoding PR domain zinc finger protein 12-like, which produces MGTVLPAESLALMSAFKAPGISLSETITSDILHSFLYGRWRNLLGEHFELKRDAASPKTAFTAEVLAQPFPGEVQKLSSLVLPSEVIIAQSSIPGEGLGIFSKTWIKAGTEMGPFTGRVISPQHVDLFRNNNLMWEVFNSDGTVRYFIDASQADHRSWMTYIKCARTEQEQNLEVVQIGSSIFYKAVETIPPDQELLVWYGNSYNTFLGIPGVPATKEEQQKKNRSDDSHLRDGCPSSSPSSSSSSSSSPSSSSSSSSSAPAARMRCVICRRGFNSRSNLRSHMRIHTLDKPFCCRYCERRFSQSSTLRNHVRLHTGERPYRCHACHSAYSQLAGLRAHQKSARHQPGVAAAAAAATATTLPPPPALQVALLPHPGSLTRHLTGGAL